The Eublepharis macularius isolate TG4126 chromosome 11, MPM_Emac_v1.0, whole genome shotgun sequence genome includes a region encoding these proteins:
- the KLHL7 gene encoding kelch-like protein 7 isoform X2, with translation MSFVTLLPSSGAYSCRLQLPYKKTLCDVILMVQERKIPAHRVVLASASHFFNLMFTTNMIESKSFEVELKDAEPDIIEQLVEFAYTARISVNSNNVQSLLDAANQYQIEPVKKMCVDFLKEQVDASNCLGISVLAECLDCPELKATADDFIHQHFTEVYKTDEFLQLDVKRVTHLLNQDTLTVRAEDQVYDAAVRWLKYDEPNRQPYMVDILAKVRFPLISKNFLSKTVQAEPLIQDNPECLKMVISGMRYHLLSPEDREELVDGTRPRRKKHDYRIALFGGSQPQSCRYFNPKDYSWTDIRCPFEKRRDAACVFWDNVVYILGGSQLFPIKRMDCYNVVKDSWYSKLGPPTPRDSLAACAAEGKIYTSGGSEVGNSALYLFECYDTRTESWHTKPSMLTQRCSHGMVEANGLIYVCGGSLGNNVSGRVLNSCEVYDPATETWTELCPMLEARKNHGLVFVKDKIFAVGGQNGLGGLDNVEYYDIKMNEWKMVSPMPWKGVTVKCAAVGSVVYVLAGFQGVGRLGHILEYNTETDKWIANSKVRAFPVTSCLICVVDTCGANEETLET, from the exons ATGTCCTTTGTAACTTTGCTACCGTCGAGTGGTGCCTACTCCTGCCGTTTACAACTACCCTATAAG AAAACTCTCTGTGATGTCATTCTTATGGTCCAGGAAAGGAAGATTCCAGCTCATCGCGTTGTCCTTGCATCTGCCAGCCACTTCTTCAACTTGATGTTTACAA CAAATATGATTGAATCAAAGTCATTTGAAGTGGAACTAAAAGATGCAGAGCCAGATATTATCGAGCAGCTTGTGGAGTTTGCCTACACTGCAAG AATTTCAGTAAACAGCAACAATGTCCAGTCATTGCTAGATGCAGCAAATCAATACCAAATTGAGCCtgtgaaaaaaatgtgtgtggattttttaaaagagcaagttGATGCTTCAAATTGTCTTG GTATAAGTGTTTTAGCAGAATGTCTCGATTGCCCAGAATTGAAAGCCACTGCAGATGACTTTATCCATCAGCACTTCACTGAAGTTTACAAGACAGATGAGTTTCTGCAGCTAGATGTTAAACGTGTGACACACCTCCTGAACCAAGATACTCTCACTGTAAGAGCAGAAGATCAG GTTTATGATGCTGCAGTCAGATGGCTGAAATACGACGAGCCAAACCGCCAGCCATACATGGTTGACATCCTTGCTAAAGTCAGGTTTCCTTTAATTTCAAAGAACTTCCTCAGTAAAACTGTACAGGCTGAACCACTTATTCAGGATAATCCTGAGTGCCTTAAAATGGTTATCA GTGGAATGAGATACCATCTGCTTTCTCCAGAAGACAGAGAAGAGCTAGTAGATGGCACTCGCCCACGAAGAAAAAAACACGATTACCGCATTGCCTTGTTTGGAGGATCACAGCCACAGTCGTGTCGATATTTTAACCCAAAG GATTACAGCTGGACAGACATCCGTTGTCCCTTTGAGAAGCGGAGGGATGCAGCTTGTGTCTTTTGGGACAATGTAGTTTATATTTTGGGTGGTTCCCAGCTTTTTCCTATAAAGCGAATGGACTGCTACAATGTTGTGAAAGACAGCTGGTATTCCAAACTGGGGCCTCCAACACCTCGTGATAGCCTTGCAGCATGTGCAGCAGAAGGAAAAATTTATACATCAGGGGGTTCAGAAGTAG GAAATTCTGCTTTATATTTATTTGAATGTTATGATACAAGAACTGAAAGCTGGCATACAAAGCCCAGCATGCTGACTCAGCGGTGCAGTCATGGGATGGTAGAAGCAAATGGTCTGATTTATGTATGTGGAGGAAGTTTGGGAAACAATGTTTCTGGAAGAGTCTTGAATTCCTGTGAAGTTTATGATCCAGCAACAGAAAC ATGGACAGAGCTCTGTCCAATGCTTGAAGCTCGAAAGAATCATGGACTGGTATTTGTGAAAGACAAAATATTTGCTGTGGGGGGACAAAATGGCTTAG gtgGCCTGGACAATGTAGAGTATTATGACATTAAAATGAATGAGTGGAAGATGGTATCTCCCATGCCATGGAAAGGTGTAACAGTGAAATGTGCTGCTGTGGGTTCAGTCGTCTATGTCTTAGCTGGATTTCAGGGTGTAGGTCGATTAGGACACATCCTTGAATATAACACTGAAACAGATAAGTGGATAGCCAACTCCAAAGTCCGTGCTTTCCCAGTGACCAGCTGTTTAATCTGCGTAGTTGATACTTGTGGAGCAAATGAGGAAACATTAGAAACATGA
- the KLHL7 gene encoding kelch-like protein 7 isoform X1 yields the protein MAASASEKSGKKKTEKKLAAREEAKLLASFMGVMNTMRKQKTLCDVILMVQERKIPAHRVVLASASHFFNLMFTTNMIESKSFEVELKDAEPDIIEQLVEFAYTARISVNSNNVQSLLDAANQYQIEPVKKMCVDFLKEQVDASNCLGISVLAECLDCPELKATADDFIHQHFTEVYKTDEFLQLDVKRVTHLLNQDTLTVRAEDQVYDAAVRWLKYDEPNRQPYMVDILAKVRFPLISKNFLSKTVQAEPLIQDNPECLKMVISGMRYHLLSPEDREELVDGTRPRRKKHDYRIALFGGSQPQSCRYFNPKDYSWTDIRCPFEKRRDAACVFWDNVVYILGGSQLFPIKRMDCYNVVKDSWYSKLGPPTPRDSLAACAAEGKIYTSGGSEVGNSALYLFECYDTRTESWHTKPSMLTQRCSHGMVEANGLIYVCGGSLGNNVSGRVLNSCEVYDPATETWTELCPMLEARKNHGLVFVKDKIFAVGGQNGLGGLDNVEYYDIKMNEWKMVSPMPWKGVTVKCAAVGSVVYVLAGFQGVGRLGHILEYNTETDKWIANSKVRAFPVTSCLICVVDTCGANEETLET from the exons ATGGCGGCCTCGGCGTCGGAAAAAAGCGGCAAGAAGAAAACGGAGAAGAAACTCGCCGCTCGGGAAGAAGCCAAATTATTGGCCAGCTTTATGGGGGTCATGAACACCATGAGGAAACAA AAAACTCTCTGTGATGTCATTCTTATGGTCCAGGAAAGGAAGATTCCAGCTCATCGCGTTGTCCTTGCATCTGCCAGCCACTTCTTCAACTTGATGTTTACAA CAAATATGATTGAATCAAAGTCATTTGAAGTGGAACTAAAAGATGCAGAGCCAGATATTATCGAGCAGCTTGTGGAGTTTGCCTACACTGCAAG AATTTCAGTAAACAGCAACAATGTCCAGTCATTGCTAGATGCAGCAAATCAATACCAAATTGAGCCtgtgaaaaaaatgtgtgtggattttttaaaagagcaagttGATGCTTCAAATTGTCTTG GTATAAGTGTTTTAGCAGAATGTCTCGATTGCCCAGAATTGAAAGCCACTGCAGATGACTTTATCCATCAGCACTTCACTGAAGTTTACAAGACAGATGAGTTTCTGCAGCTAGATGTTAAACGTGTGACACACCTCCTGAACCAAGATACTCTCACTGTAAGAGCAGAAGATCAG GTTTATGATGCTGCAGTCAGATGGCTGAAATACGACGAGCCAAACCGCCAGCCATACATGGTTGACATCCTTGCTAAAGTCAGGTTTCCTTTAATTTCAAAGAACTTCCTCAGTAAAACTGTACAGGCTGAACCACTTATTCAGGATAATCCTGAGTGCCTTAAAATGGTTATCA GTGGAATGAGATACCATCTGCTTTCTCCAGAAGACAGAGAAGAGCTAGTAGATGGCACTCGCCCACGAAGAAAAAAACACGATTACCGCATTGCCTTGTTTGGAGGATCACAGCCACAGTCGTGTCGATATTTTAACCCAAAG GATTACAGCTGGACAGACATCCGTTGTCCCTTTGAGAAGCGGAGGGATGCAGCTTGTGTCTTTTGGGACAATGTAGTTTATATTTTGGGTGGTTCCCAGCTTTTTCCTATAAAGCGAATGGACTGCTACAATGTTGTGAAAGACAGCTGGTATTCCAAACTGGGGCCTCCAACACCTCGTGATAGCCTTGCAGCATGTGCAGCAGAAGGAAAAATTTATACATCAGGGGGTTCAGAAGTAG GAAATTCTGCTTTATATTTATTTGAATGTTATGATACAAGAACTGAAAGCTGGCATACAAAGCCCAGCATGCTGACTCAGCGGTGCAGTCATGGGATGGTAGAAGCAAATGGTCTGATTTATGTATGTGGAGGAAGTTTGGGAAACAATGTTTCTGGAAGAGTCTTGAATTCCTGTGAAGTTTATGATCCAGCAACAGAAAC ATGGACAGAGCTCTGTCCAATGCTTGAAGCTCGAAAGAATCATGGACTGGTATTTGTGAAAGACAAAATATTTGCTGTGGGGGGACAAAATGGCTTAG gtgGCCTGGACAATGTAGAGTATTATGACATTAAAATGAATGAGTGGAAGATGGTATCTCCCATGCCATGGAAAGGTGTAACAGTGAAATGTGCTGCTGTGGGTTCAGTCGTCTATGTCTTAGCTGGATTTCAGGGTGTAGGTCGATTAGGACACATCCTTGAATATAACACTGAAACAGATAAGTGGATAGCCAACTCCAAAGTCCGTGCTTTCCCAGTGACCAGCTGTTTAATCTGCGTAGTTGATACTTGTGGAGCAAATGAGGAAACATTAGAAACATGA